The Symphalangus syndactylus isolate Jambi chromosome 1, NHGRI_mSymSyn1-v2.1_pri, whole genome shotgun sequence DNA segment CCTGGGAGGATGGTCAGCACTCAGGAAACCACAACCAGCTCCCCAGCCTCTGACATCACAGTCGTCCGGGACCACGTGCTGGGCACAGTCAGGGTGCAGGAGGGAGCTGAAGATCCCATCCAGCTTTGAGGGAGGCCGAGGAAGAGGCAGGTGCATGATGAGTtcatgggcacagtggctcacgcctgtaatcccagcactttgggaggttgaggtgggaggattgcttgagctcaggaatttgagaccagtctgggtaacatggtgaaaccccaactctaccaaaaatacaaaattagccaggcagggtggcacatgcctgtggtcctagctactccggaggctgagggtaggaggattgcttgacaagcccaggaggtcgaggctgcagtgagctgtgatggcaccactgcaccccagcctgggtgacaggtcaagaccctgtctctaagtaaattaattaataataaatgggGGGATATGGCTGTGACGTCGGAATGGTTGAATTTAGGGCCGTCCGGAGATTCTAAAAATACCAGGGAGCTGTCTAGCTGTAACCTCCACGTCTCTGAGCCTCTCCAAAATGGTCACCCAGTACCTCTTTGTTGAAATATTTCCCCAGGGAGTAGTGACATGAAGTGGGAAAGCCAGCGCTCCCTTCCTCGGGGGTCCTCCCCTCCTGGGGTCTGCGGCCTCAGCGCCCGCGAGCTGGCCGCCAGAGGGCGCTGTAGCCCAGCTGGGGCTGCGTGCTTTCCGCACCGTTCTTCCCTGGCCACCAATCCTCCGCCCGTGGTCCTTGCGCAGGCGGGGCGCAGGTTGCGGAGGGCTGCTCGGGCCTCTGCGGGCCACGGCTGGGCCATACAGGCAGGTGACTTCGCCTTCCAGGGTGTGGCCTGTTCAGAGTAGCACTTTCTGGCTTCACCAGGATGACTGGGCAAAATGCAGATTCCCCAACTGGCTCTGAATCTTGGCGCAGGTGGGACCGCAGGGGTAGCTTTCAAAGTACTGATGCCCGGCCCTCCACAGATCACCACGTAAGCAAACCAGGGCAGCCTGGCATCGGCTTCCAGTGATAGCCAGGGCTGAGACCCGCTGGTTAGAACTTGACGTAGGACCAGCACACGCTGAATTTGGGAGCCACTGCCTTAAAGGGACTTGGGGTCTGGgcagtccattcattcattcattcattcacccattcattcatccatccatccttccatccatccttcaTCTCTGCAGCCCTTCCCTGTGCCTGAGACCTTGGGTGCCCTCTGAGCTGGCCCGTGGAACCACAGGGTAGAATCTGGCTGCATCTTTGATTCCCTCAATGGCTCTTTTTGCCGATCACTTGGCCCTGAACCACTTTCCACACCAGGAGAAACCAGTTCCCTGGCTGCTGGGCCTTCTgcttgcttccagtttttccatTAATCCATGCAGTGGTGGGCTTCCTGGCAAGCCTCCTGGGGCCCTTGGGTGAAGTTCCCAGGTAGCTCTGCCTGAAAGGCACCACTGGGTCATGAGGTGGGTGCATTTAACTGCCCACCTGCAGTCCAGTTAGAAGGCTTGCACTCGAAGTGCAGTGTGCAGTGGACAGGCCTGCTCTTCTGAGCATGTTTCATCCCACCGGGGCACGGGGTCACAGTGGCTGCTGTTTCCTATGCACCTAGTGCATGCTGAGCTCATGCCCTGCACTTAGAGACATCATCACAGTCCACAGCAGCCATCGTggtaatccccattttacagtagAAGTTAGGGCGCTGGGAGGTTAAGTCATTTACTGAGGTCACACAACCAGGGATATGCACAGTTCGAACCCAGGGCTGTCTAGTAGCCGAGCCCGTGCTCCTGCCTCCAGGCCCTCCTGCACCTATGCTGCTCGGCCCAGCACTGATGGGGCACTCAGCTCTGTTTGGCCCTTGCAGGGCGGGGGGCAGGCTGGCTGCTGCTCGAATACCTACTTGGCAGGTAGGAGGCAGAGGGCAGTCTGCCTGCTTCAGGGTACCCAGGTCCCAGCAAAAGTGTGGTTCAGGGCCCAGCCTTAAGAGGCATTTCCTGAGGCTGCTGGGTCAGGACTGGCACCCACCCAATGGCTGGGAATGGGCCTGGAATGGTGTAGCCTCCCAGGCGGTTTGGCAGTGTCCCCAGCAGCTGCTTCCTGTCCTGGGCTGCTTGAGGTGGACCTCACGGGCCCAGCCCCTGTCCTTTCCTGGGCTCTGCCTCGCACCACTGAGTATCAGCAACAGTCCTATAGGGGCCCGCCAGAGTCAGTTCCATGAGGCAGCGGGATTAATGGTctggttttacagatgaggaaactgaggcccatgaAGGAATTCATCAAGTGCATGTTATGTAGGTAGCAGAGCGGATTTCAAACCCCAGGCTTCTGATTCCAGGCACCATGTTCTTCCCACCAGCCTCCACTGCCTCTGGCTGATAAACAAGCTATTCCCCGGTTCCACATAGGAGGAAACTGGGCTCGAGGTGCAAGGCTCCGCTTTGGTGCTTCAGGAGGACTCTGGGAGGCTCTGAGTTCAGACACCAACCACGTTTTTGTTCTAACCTCCCTCTGAATGGCTCCATGGGGGTTCTTGGGGAATGTGTGTGTTGTGGCAGAGGCAGGGAACAGGGGGCCCCCAGGCACCTCCTCTGGGCTCCTACAGCCCCACTGTCCCAGAACAGAGCCTATGCCATGCTGCCAGTTCCTCCACCTGTGTGCTGACAGGATGAGCACTTCTGAGGTTTTCCCTGCTGTCCTGGACACCCAGGCTGGCCCAAGGCAGAGCAGGAATTCAAGAGGAAGTTTCCTTGAGAAGACaggtggggaggagaaggggacaTTTGGTCTCTTTGGGGAGAGTTTGGCCCCCATCCCTGCAGCCCCCTCCCTGGGCCAGCACCAGCCCCATACCATCCCACCCTCTCCGGTTGTGGAAACTTGTACCTCAGCCCAGAAAAATGAACTTGCTGGAAGTCAGCTGCTTGCCTGCCCAGGCCAGCCAATCCGATGCTTGGAGTGCCTCGCCCCCCTCTAGGGACAGAGGGCCAGGGCTGGACCAGAGGAGCTGAAGAGCAGGCTCTGCCTGAGACCGGTGCCCCAGAAAGCAGGGCGGGAACAGAAAAAGGGAGAGGTAGCGAGGGAGGCGGAAGCAACGAAAAGCCAGGAGAGGGGGAGACATGGAGACggtggggaggagggcagagcAGACGCACTGTCTCCAGCTGCGCACACTTCGGGGGTGCCAGCGCCTTCTGGTCTCCTGGAGCCATTCCTCACCTGCACGACAGGCACACTGGAGCACGTCTGTCAACCTTGGCCCAGTCACTCAGCATTTTTCCACCTTTCTCTCCCACCCTGCCTGTCTCTCCTTCCCCAGGTAGGCAAAAGCTGCTATGATATAGATTCTAGAACTTAGATACAGACTCCTCTGCGGCAAAGGCAGGGATAAATGGTAATGAGATGAGGAGTTACAGCTATGGTCTCCTTGCCTTGTCCCCATTttagaggaaactgagactttttctccctcttcttcttttttttttttttaaagagacagggtctcgctatgttgtccaggttggtctcaaactcctgggctcaggcagtcctcccacctcagcctcccaaagggctaggattataggtgtaagccaccacgcccacccaaTACTGAGGCTTAAAATGATCAAGTGACGTGCCCGCATCCTTTGGCTACTCTGTGATTTAAATCCAGATATGCCTGAAGCCTGAGCtgtattttcttcctctcccttgtCCTCCTCCCTCATCTGGGGCCAGCCTCAAAGCCTCTGCTCATGCCTTCTACTTCTCTGCCCTTCCAGAGACAGCTACAGCGGGTCCCATCACCCCACAGAGACATCTGGGGCTCCCTGTCGCCACCCAGAAAAGCTGTCTGCCTTAGGCCCAGGGTCCTGGGGCCAGAGGAAACCCATAAATACAAACACATTTGCATGAAGGCCCAGCAGTTAGCTTCCGGGCCAGTGCTGCCAAAAGTGGGAGTGGCCGCCACCAGCTTCCTGGGACAAATCTGTCCTGACAACCAGGTTGGTACCATTTGGTGTTTATTTAGACACACAAATAAAAGAACCTGGTGGTTCAAACAGCttgtgctccttttttttttttttgtcatatatatatttttttgaaaaagatcaaCATATCACCAGTCCCCCATAGTTTTTCTCTACTAAGCAATATATACAGCCtattatatatatgtctatatatataatatatattttcaatagaTAACTACATTCAAGTAATGAAACACAGGATTTACAATTTCCCTCCGAGGGCAGAGGAAAAGCAGATTCACACACAGTTCACAGAGGAAGTACCATGACAGCCCGGCCAGACAGGAGCCAAGGATGCTctgggggcaggggcggggccagCAGCAGAAGTCACCACAGTCCCACTGGTGCTTATCGTGGGAAGCGGGCAGGTGTGGGTGGAGGGCGGGGCTAGCCTGCTCTGTCCAGGAACCTCAATCTTCCAGGAGGTGCTCGAATTTGGGGTTCACAAAGGAGAAGCCGGCGAATGCAGACTGGTCCATGGAGTCGATGAGGTTCTTGTCGCTGTAGGAGAGGCGCGCCTTCTCGTTCAGGAACTCCTGGTCGAAGTTGCTGTAGTCTCTGGGGGACTTCTACAAGCAGAGGGCGGGGTGAGCGAACAGGACCTAGGGAATGGCCCTCCGgacaccccaggctggagtccctgcagggctgggccaggccaGAGCTGTCCTCACCCAGAACAGAAGATGGAGCCTCCCCTAGCAGCCTGAAAGGAGCCCCATGGGAAGGGGGCTGCCATTTCCCCAAGAGGATGAGGAAAGTGACCAGGGAGCTCTGGGCCTGGGTTAGGAGAGGTGGTAGCCTCCTGCTCAGGGGCCACCAAATCACAGCCCAGGGAGGCTCACTCACCACTTGTTTTTGTGGGGACCACAAGCTAAGAATggctttcacatttttaaatggttggaaaaaaaaaatcaaaagaaaaatatttcatgacatgaaaattaagtgaaattcaaaatttcaCTTTCCATAAATAAAGCTGTTGTAATACACAACCATGCCCATTTGTTGACGTACTGTCTATGCCTGCTTTGAGACCATCAAGCCTGAAAAGCCCAAAATATATACTATCAGGCTGTTTACAGGAGAAATTTGCTGATTCTCTGCTCCTGAGGATATGATGGGATGGTAATACAGAGAGATCACAAGCTGGTGGCCCTTCAGCCAAACTGAACTGGCAAGTACAATCATTTTGGCTTGTACTGGGTTTTAATGGAATTTGaacctatattttatttatttatttatatttatttatttatttatttagagatggagtctcactctcttgcccaggctggagtgcagtggcacgctctcggctcactgcaacctctgcctcctgggttcaagcgattctcctgcctcagcctcctgagtagctgggattacaggcatgcgccactgtacccggctaatttttatttttattttttgtagtagaggtggggtttcaccatgttggccaggctagtctcgaactcctgacctcaggtgatctgcctgcctcagcctcccaaagtgccggtgtgggccactgtgcccggcctgaacctgtattttaaaattgagcAATACAGcataaaaatccagatttccagCTTCTTCTGAAAACTGGCAGATTAAAGCAGCCCTGGGCCCACTTCCTGCCCACTCTTGGTGCTGAGAGCCCCCTGGATAGCCCCTGCCCCACTGACAAGGGGTACATCACACCTGCTTTGTGTTTCTTAGTGCAGAGAAGGAAATCTATCAAAAGCGAGACCGAAAGCAGGCTGTGTGATTTTCTCGCAGCTGGCCTAGCCTGTCAGTTACATGCTTAGCCAGGACACGTCTGAGTTTGAGGTCCCTGGTGTAGGGGAAGTGCTCTGTAGCCTCAAAGTACAAATGTGGGGCGCATTACACAGGCTGCCCAGTGGGAACTGTGTGCCCTGGTGGAGGAGGGGAACCAAAGGAGATAAACGGAGTGGGAAGGAAGAACTGTGGTCACAGAGGGGCCACACAGCCCCAACTATCTTAGTGGCCCCACCTGCCTCTTCTCTCAGGCTGGTTCCTTGGTGGCCCTGTAGCTTCTGGGCCTGTGAGTGAACCATCCCCTCTTCCACCTGGAATGCCTCCCAGCTGTCCCTTGTCTCACTTCTTCCAAGGGGGCCTCTCAGACCCACCCTCTTCTCTGCCACCTGGGCTCCTGCTGACAGACCCACTCAATAGCAACTGATCATGTGTCCTGGGGCATCTCTTATACTGTCATCTCATATCACAAATTGTCATCGGTGTGCAAGTTTCTTATCTCTCCAACTAGCTGAGACCTCCTCCAGTTCTGGGACTGCGTCTCCCActctgctgtgcagcccagcaCTGTGCTCTGCATTCAACAGGGACTCAGGATTCCCCATATGTATTGGAAAATGGATTGAATGGAGCGATAAAGTGAGGTCTTAACTCTATTTCCCAAAACAGCGTCCTCTGCATACAGTGGGATccacagtccccagtgtgtgctgAATGACTGAGtcaggagggagaggatgagaATACAAGGGCAGCGGCTGTGACTGAACATGCTGTGGAGATCGGGGAAGTAGACTTGCTGGAAGAAGGGAGAGGTGGAAAGCGTGTGAATGatgcaggagagagggagggcaggggaggagcaGCCCAGGCCGAAGGCAGCGCAGGGCAGGATCACATACCACTTTGGGCCTGAAGGGTGGCTCCAACCTCCGCTTTTCCAGCAGAGTCCAGTTTATGGTCTTGAAGAAGGGGTGGATTTTGATGTTTCCAGTCACTCCCAGCCTCTTGGTTGGTTCCCTTTCAAAGAGCTGCAACCCAGCAGGGACCCTGGTTAGCACCCGAGGGCTATGGGAAATTGGAGCTTCAGCAAATCCCCAGCAGGCCCAGGGATGCAAAGCCAGGCTTGCCCCAGCCCCAGTCAGCCTGGGGAATGGTGGGGCTGAGGGAGGCCACTCTGGCCTGCAGTGCTCCCAGTTCCCCCAGAGATCACAGGCTCTGGGCTGGACATCCGCGACTCTGCTGGTGGGactttttattgagtatttactatcTGCCTGGCCCACAGCTGAGCATcatatgtttctattttcttcccaacAACTCTGTGAGGCAAGTCTGCTcatagccccattttacagataaggagacaaactctgagaggttaagtgaccAGCTAGTCCCAGGCAGAGCCAGCGTTTGGCCTCGGGTCTGTCTGTCTCCTGACCCTGGGCCCTTAGTCACCATGTCAGGCTGATTCTATGCACAGGACTCAGACAGGAGTTCCTGGGAACATGGTGAGAGAGCAATACCCCTTATGTTAGGACTGTGGCACCACTGAGGCTGCCATTCCAGAGACAGGAAGCTCCTCACCCGAAGCCCAGTGTCTaccagcccctgccccagcccagcccccgccccagcccagcccagcccagcccagcccagggcctCTACCTTCTCCAGGATGTCCTTGGACTCCTTGGTGATCCAGCGGGGATAATGTGGCGTGTCCACACGGATGGACTCGAAGAgttcatcctcatcatcaccatGGAAGGGGGACTGGCCAATGAGCATCTCGTACAGAAGGACCCCGAAAGACCACCAGTCCACAGAGAATGTGTACTTCAGGCCCTGTAGGATCTTAGGGGGGAGCAGCAGGTCAGCAGGAGCTGAGGTGCTGGGGCTGAGAGGGGCCCCTGGGCACGAACCCTAGCCAGGCCGCCTCAGCCTATGGGCTTTGGCTTGGACATCACTGCCcttgggaagccttccctggccacCGTGGGGAGGCAAGGTGCCTGACTGAGCGGGGGGCTGGAAGGGCATCGGCTCACCTCAGGGGCGATATAGTCAGGGGTGCCGCAGAAGGTGCTGGCCCGGTTCTCCCCGAATATGTTCTCTTTGCACATCCCAAAGTCGGCAATCTTGATGTGGCCATCCCGGTCCAGCAGCACATTGTCCAGTTTGAGGTCCCTAAGGACAGGGGACAGGTAAGAGTCAGCAGGGGACATTTCTTCTCCTTCCCAACCCTGCCCCCCATGTCCTAATTTTCAGCCATATTAGTCCAGGACTGTCCCCAAGGGTACAAGGGAATGAGAAACAGAAGAGGaagcagaaggagaaagagatcCTAAAAACAGGTGCTTCTTGCAAGTCCCCTACTGTGTGCTAAACGCTGGGCGTACACTGCCCTACTTCCTGAAGCCCAAATGGGGCTCAAACAGGTGATGTCACTTGCCGAGGGTCCCCTAGCAGTCAGCAGCAGAAGTGACCCCCAGGTTCAGGTTTGTCTACTTCCCAAAGGCAGAGACCATGTCTATATTTAGTAATTAGTCATTTGAGTAGATACTTAATGCATATGGGCACTAGAAATGGCAAACAGTACGAAGTCTGCCTTCCACTGAGCTCAATCATGAGGCTCTCCTTAGAGCAATTCTAGGCATGGACAAGCATATGGCAGCATGCAGCTCgctcccaccttttttttttttttttttttgagacacagtctcattctgtcacacaggctggagtgcggtggcatgatctcagctcactgcaacctccgcctcccgggttcaagcaattctcctgcctcagccttctgagtagctgagattacaggcatccaccaccatgcccagctaacttttgtattttttagtagagacagggtttcaccatgttggtcaggctggtcttgaactcctgacctcaggtgatctgcccaccttggcctcccaaagtgctgggattacaggcgtgagccatcgtgctcagcctccctcccacatTTTAAAGCCTGAATGCTAATATTCGATATACACTCTCCCACAGGTTGTTTTTCCACTTAACAACATATCTTGGCATTATCCCACATCAGTACACAGAGCCTGACCTCAGCCTTTTTGGTGGGTGTACAGTTCCCACCATAGGATGGAATCATAACTTATTAGATGAGACTTTATGGAACCAGTCCCTTCTGGCAGAAGCTTAGATGACTCGATGGGGCTTCAGAGCGAGACTGATGGCTCCAAGGATGGGTGGGACGATGGTGTCAAATATGGGCAGTGAGTTCCTAGTCCCTGGAGCTGAGCCAGCCTCAAATGGTGGCCACAGGAATGCTAAGACCAGGGTGGAAGGCATAGGCAAATACCCAGCTAAAAATTGATTTCCAGCAGAGAAGGAACTGGAATTGGGGGGATCCTGCTTGGAGCATTTCAGAAGATATGATGGGGCTGGAGCCTCCCCTCCCAAGAGCCCCCGCTGCCCTAACCCCCGCACCTGTAAATGATGCCCTtgctgtgtagaaactgcagtccACACATTATCTCAGCGGCATAAAACCTGGGCAAGAGAGAAGGACAAAGTGTTCCGGGATCTCTGCCAAGCAGCCTCTGCTTCTCCTCGGGCCTTCAACCCCACTTCCAGGGGCAAGAAATGCTGCAAATAACTCCATGGACAACCTGAGCATGATCAAGTACATCTTGCATCAGGCAAGTGGGGGCTGGCAGCCCAGGCAGAAAGTTCTGAAGGGAAAGCTCTCAGTGAGCCAGTTCTCTAAGAGTGTATGCATTTATATGCACGTACGTATGTGtttgcatgcatacacacacacacacatggttAGTTTGGGGTAAGGGGCATGTGAATGGGGAAAAGCAGGTCTGGGGGCCACGCACCAGGGTCCTGTGTCCTGTGTCATGCAGGACCACCATTTGCAAGGCTGCCCTGGCTGTGGCCCACAGAGGGGCCAGGACCCAGAGTATTTGCGCTGTGCCCCCAGCCGCAGCTCACTTGCCACTCATGGCTTCCTGTGTGGTGTGGACCCAGGCTACCCCCACATCTCCCCAGCTGCTGCTCTAGCCCAGGCTGGCTTTTCtagggagagggaagaaggcatGGAGGGCAGACTGGCAGTGGGCTCTGAGCCAGTGGCCCTTCCTGCACACTGGGCCCTTCCCCACCATGGCCCTTACGTACGTGGCACGGTAGAGTTCAAAGCGGCCTTTGTCCTGGATGTGGTACATCAGGTCCCCCCCGTTGAGGAACTCCATCACAAAGAACAGGTggtcctggggtggggagggtggtgaGCAGGGGTGAGGAATAGGCATGAGGCTCCCTCACTGAGGGCCACTGGGGCCAAGACCCAACAGGAAACAGCAGGGACAGGCCCTGGCTGAGGGGGACAACTCTGCCCTGGGAGGCATGAGGGGGGAAAGCATGGTCCTGCCTCAAGTGGCCTGAGGGGGAGACACAGCCCTGACTGAGGGGGGCTGAGGGGCTGTGGGACATGGCTGTGGCATGGGGCGGTGATGGCGGGAGGCCCAGGCACCTTGGTCTGGAAGGTGCAGATGAGGTGGGTGAGAAAGGGATTCTCTGCGGCGAGTGTCAGCACCCGCTTCTCCACCAGGGTGCATTCCACATCGTCGTCGATCAGGACCACATCCTTCTTGAGGGCCTTGATGGCAAAGTACTCTCCTCTGCCCTTCAGCTCTCCAAGCAGCACCTGATGGGGAGACACGGGTGCTGAGCAGGTGAGGACGGGGCGGGGGCCACAGCCTGATTCACagactcccgcctcagccacctaagCAGGAAGAAgccagggtggggtgggaagCAGGTGCCCGGCTCACAGCCCTCACCTTCCCGAAGCTGCCTTTGCCCAGGACCTTGTGGAAGATGAAGTTGTTGATGTTGCATTTGCTGCTGCCCTCCCAGATCTTGCCGTAGGTCCCACTGTTGTCTGCCCGAGAGATGGCACCTCCTCAGATCGGGGTCTCAGTCTACACAACTCCCCTCCCCCGGAGCCTGGGGTAGGCTGGGGGAAGGGGCCTCAGAGAGGAAGGGGCTCGCTCCCCAGGGCCGGTGGTTCCTTCCATGTCTCACTTGACAATGGAAGGGAGGACTGTCCCCTTTCTTTGGCCTCAGGGGGAATAAAAACTGTAAGAGGGGCAATGGACCTAGCTTCACCTTGCGAGTCCTCCCCGGCAACTCCGGTCTTCTTCTCGAAACCCTGATATATCCCAACAGGCTCTGAGGAGGCCGAGTCTGATCTCCGGGAGGCTCTCTGGGGAGGGAGCAGAGGTGGGGGGCCAGATGATCAGACCATTATCAGAACTCCCAGCCCAGAAGGAAGACCCTCAAGCATAACTCCACCCTTAACACCAAGAGTAGACAACAGGGGCACAGCCCAGGCCCCCTACTCGGGctgcgtgtacacacacacactcttccagGAGCCCAGAGAAGCCTCGGTGGTCTGAAAGGCTCTGATTACAAACAGAAGTTTTGTAAACGGAACCCTACCTTCCCAACCACTCACTCGATAGATTTTATTTGACTATTTAGCTTCATTTCTgattgattctaaaattttacCTTTAGGTTTTGTGGCATCCCTCAAGCCCCACCCACATACAAACGTCCACACCCAAAGTCTTAGTTCAAAGTGTTCCAACACCCAATCCTGTGGTCCCCAGGTTCACCCTCAAGTAAAGAACTGCCTGAATAATGAATTTCTCATGAAAAAAAGCCCCCCTCCCTCTGCTGCCTAAATTCTTGAGTTGGATCTTCCCGAAGTAGAGTCCTGGGTCTAAATATATCCTGGCTGTCTGTGGCTCCCAGCAGTGGCTGTAAGCCTTGACTGTCCCTGACCCCACTGCCCTGTGTCCAGGGTCCCCATGGCACCTGCCCACCTGGGTGACTTGGTTCAAGGCCTCAGCCAAGAGCTTCTGGTTGATGCCGCAGAGGTTGGCCACCTTCTCCCGGCATTTATGGTGCACATTCATGCCGCAGTCTGGGGTGAGGGAGAAGCGGGGCTGTCAGTCTCGGAGCTCAGCCAAGGGCAGGGGGCAGTGTAGGACAGGGGCAGGAGAGCAAGAGAAAGGAGGGCTTTAGTGGGGTCTGCTGGGCTCCAGTTTCTAGGAAAACATTGATCTGAAGCCATCATAAATacttcaatctctctctctttttttttttttttgagatggagtttccctcttgttgcccaggctggagtgcaatggtacaatctcggctcaccgcaacctctgcctcctgggttcaagtgattcttctgcctcagcccctgaatagctgggattacaggcatgcgccaccatatccggctaattttgtatttttagtagagatggggcttctccatgatagccaggctggtctcgaactcccgacctcaggtgatccacccgcctcggcctcccaaagtgctgggattacaggtgtgagccaccacacctggccaagcacTTCAATCCTTcatgatttgttgttgttgttg contains these protein-coding regions:
- the PRKCD gene encoding protein kinase C delta type, translated to MAPFLRIAFNSYELGSLQAEDEANQPFCAVKMKEALSTERGKTLVQKKPTMYPEWKSTFDAHIYEGRVIQIVLMRAAEEPVSEVTVGVSVLAERCKKNNGKAEFWLDLQPQAKVLMSVQYFLEDVDCKQSMRSEDEAKFPTMNRRGAIKQAKIHYIKNHEFIATFFGQPTFCSVCKDFVWGLNKQGYKCRQCNAAIHKKCIDKIIGRCTGTAANSRDTIFQKERFNIDMPHRFKVHNYMSPTFCDHCGSLLWGLVKQGLKCEDCGMNVHHKCREKVANLCGINQKLLAEALNQVTQRASRRSDSASSEPVGIYQGFEKKTGVAGEDSQDNSGTYGKIWEGSSKCNINNFIFHKVLGKGSFGKVLLGELKGRGEYFAIKALKKDVVLIDDDVECTLVEKRVLTLAAENPFLTHLICTFQTKDHLFFVMEFLNGGDLMYHIQDKGRFELYRATFYAAEIMCGLQFLHSKGIIYRDLKLDNVLLDRDGHIKIADFGMCKENIFGENRASTFCGTPDYIAPEILQGLKYTFSVDWWSFGVLLYEMLIGQSPFHGDDEDELFESIRVDTPHYPRWITKESKDILEKLFEREPTKRLGVTGNIKIHPFFKTINWTLLEKRRLEPPFRPKVKSPRDYSNFDQEFLNEKARLSYSDKNLIDSMDQSAFAGFSFVNPKFEHLLED